Genomic segment of Hirundo rustica isolate bHirRus1 chromosome 6, bHirRus1.pri.v3, whole genome shotgun sequence:
ACAACAGAGGCTTTACACAGTTGTGACAGAGGACGTAATGCATGATCATTCTGGCTAAATGGCATCCTAGATCTTACCTTATTCAACAAGCCATATTGTACATAATTCTTTCACTTGAACTTTCTCAGACTATTTAGATGgttggaaaacacagaaatgttgtAAGCAGATAATTCAGAGCATTTGGTTGCATGCAAATATCCTAATTCAAGCATATCTAAGAGGATTTGGGAGTCTTAGTGCTGCCCCATGACTGACTGACTTTCTGTGCTACTCAGGTTTGGGTTCATGTGCAGGGTCTGCATAGTTCTGCTGTGACCTTGGGCAATGTCTGGGACCATGGCAGTGGTTCCACAGGCAGGctcaggccaggctggatggggctttgagcagcctggtctagtgaaaaggtgtccctgcccatggcacaggagGGGAGGAACGAGATGGTCTGTgagccaaaccattctatgattctgtgattaccCCTGATCACCACTATCACCTTCtttctgaagctgctgctggaacttGGATGGAActattgaaaacaaaacaaaaccaacaaacaacaacaatgaaaaccccaacaacaacaacaacaacaacaagaaaacaacaccaacccacaaacaaacaaaacaaaccagaagtTTCTTTTAGAGGTTGTTTCAGCCCTCACTGGAAAGGTCAGGGCAGTCAAGAACCACCCTCTAAATTATGGGTCAAGTTCATCAAGCAGGAAATAGAGCAGCAAGTCAAGACTCTTCAGAAGCAGAGaacagcaagaaagaaaaatgggagcAAGAAAGGAGAGCATAGCaatgttttctctgaaatatctCATGTCAGATATGTTTCTGGtgttccctttcctctctctatTCATAAAGCTGCTGTGTTGAATTTTGGAGGATGCTGGACCTGACTGTCTCTAGTATGGCATTTCACAGCTTGCCTGCTGTGTGTAGAGCACAGGGGCCTGCTCTAAAACACCAGCAATGCACACAGGTACTGGATATCATCCTTCCTGCAGCGTCAGaactggaatcacagaatcctagaatTGTTAAGTTCTAGAAAatacctttaagatcatcaagtccagctctcagcccagcaccagccccatgttcaccactaaaccacgtgCTCAAGTGCCATATCAACAGATTTTTTacacacttccagggatggtgactccaccacttccctgggtagTCTGTTCTAATACTTGGCAACTCtttccattaatttctttttcctaatatccaatctaaacctcccctggcacaacttttccatttcctctcatccagTGTCTTGGTACCTGAGAGTCATGGGGATGGTTGTGAATGCAGAGCAAAGCCTCAGTTCTCTCCACTCTGACTATTTTCATTACAGAAGGAGGGGAatcatatattttttctttaaatagtaTAAGTAACTGATTTGCTCAGGATTAAAATCATACCTTTTTGGTCTAATAAAGCGGCTGGTAGGGAAATATTCCATAACAGAAACGTAGACAAACCTCTGTGCCTGACTGATAATACTGAGTATAGCATAGAGGTCATGGGTGCGAccttctggacaaaatgctGGAGGGGAAgcctgtaaaaaaaaccccaaaacacatgTAGatcagtgattttattttttttttttccctctctcaggTTGCAACTCATTTATATTTAGATCTGTctagttttcattaaaatagcACTTGAGATGGACCACCATCTTCCCTTATACCTTCCATATCCTGCTGGGTCAGATGCTTTACCTTTCTTCCCTGATTTGGGGGTTTCAGTTACTATATTGAGCTTACAGGTGATCTGAAGAGACCTGCACACTGTTCCTGCCATACAATTTGACAGCTAATGCTGGGTTTATTCCTATTCTTTGAATAGTTCCAGAGAAACCTATGAAACAAATTATTATCTGGAACACAAGCAACTGAGGAGGGCTGCTGACAAAACTTTCCTGCTCAGTCCTTAAACAATTTATAGTCTTTCATGTTATTTTCAAACATACTTACAGAAAAATAGGTTTCTGTCAAGACTCCATTAAATTCTACTTCCAGAGGCTGATGATTGTTAATGTGGGTAGAATAATTAAGAGGCCAAGGGAATGGGATGGTAGCATTAGGATATCCAACATCCCAGTAGGTACTAAATGTTTTCCAGAGGTCTTTGGCCAAACAGCTGCAGTTGTACATCACGGCACCAAACTCTTTCACCTGCAGAGAGAGCAAGCTGTGTCACAGCCCCACAAGGAGCCACCTCCAGGGGTTTCTTTGCTGATTCTTCTGCTCTGACAATATTTTAcataattacaatttttttctctgttatctGCTAGGACATGAATTTTCCCCCAGATTTTTGAAtatgcagcagcagaggttaCCTGAGATAAAGATCTCCAGTCCATGTTTGCACTACCAATATATATGTGTTTCATGTCTACTATCCAGAATTTGCTGTGCAATACTCCTCCTGTCAAACGTCCAAAATCAATCTTTTTCACATGAGCCCCTGAAGAAAGATGGGGAGGCGGAAAAGGAGTTTAGATACAGCATGGAGATGGTTCCTCAGCAGCCAGAACACATCTGCATGTCTGGCTCTTGCAGGCAGTAACAACTACCAAAATTCACAAGCACTCATTCCTGGGAACACAGTAacttgaaggggaaaaaaaaaaaaaaaaaaaaaaaaaaaaaaaaaaaaaaaaaaaaaaaaaaaaggtaagttTTTAGAAACTCCTAAAGAgcatggcagcacagaaagaaagcaTGAACTAATGAGCAAATGAGCAGATGGTTCCTGTCCTTCTTGTCCTATGAACCCATGTAAGCACCACACCACAACAGGCCTTGGAGACCAGTTTCCCCCAGATGCCTTTTTGCAATACAGAAGCTCTCAGTGGATCACTGAAGGGAAATAATTACCTTTTTCCTCCAAAAGCTCAAGGTCCGTTGATTTTGTAGCCAGAGTTGGTGAACTTGCTGCAATATACAAAGAGACATTCTCTGCGAGTAACCTCTCGAACCTCTGCAGAATATCTTCACCCTGTGTGGTACATTgctattttttatattttgttacaGAAGGTGTAGTAAGATATATGCAAGTGCAGTGTTACTAATGCTTACTCCCTTTGAAGAACCCCAGCACAAGGAAGGTCAGAAATTGCACCTGTTTCAGTCTAACTTGAATGAAGGAGGAAAGTTGGGCTGTTGCTTCAGAACAGCATGGAAAACCTTCCGGGATTTGCAGGAGGAGTCGAGCAATGTCTCTGGGAGACAGACCACACAGCCAACCTGCCCTCTGCCACAAgtacatgaggaaaaaaacccacggACATGCTTGTTGATTTTACATTACCTGCCTGGAAGAGGAGTCATTGACACCGATATCCTTCCCAGTAAGAGACCAATAGTAAGAAGCCACATGAACTTTTTCCTGCGCTAGATCAAGCAGTCTCATCCAGGCTTGGTACAAGGGTTTGGCTGCAGTGCTGTTTATCTCAAATGGTAGGTCATAAGGAACATTTTCCACAAGTTCAAAGCTGCAATGGTAATTTTGTATTGTGAAGCAAGTGACTGTGACCCCAAGAGGACACCAAACACCCTTCAGGCCGTACAGTTGGCCATGCTGGGTGTCAGCCTCCACAGCAAACAAGATGAGCTGGACAAACAGGCTGGGAGTGCTCTCTACCCCTAATTTTTATAGCCAGGTTTATACTGTTGTACAGTGTGCCTCCCAAATTTCAGCAGAATGGCTTCTCAGCAGCCATTCTgagctttttattttaccaTGCCTAAGATACGGAGAAAAGCGAACTCCCATAGTTGGATGTTGCTTGGGTACCCTCTTcaccctctcccagcacagacattccctgcccctccagcctcTGAAAaaggctgctctgccagctggtcactctgctgcttcccagtgcTGCCACAAAAGGAGGGCGGCTGGAGGTGGCGCAGGAGTAACCGAGCTGAGGTGGACGCACAagcacagggagaggagctgtgacACTGCCCCACTGCCCCTCACAGCAGGCAGCTACCAATTACCCAGTGCCTAACACCTAAACACACCCCCACTCTTCCCAAATGAGGGGTGCTTCATCACTTATGATCCAGTGGGAAGAGAACAAAACCCATGCTGATATTATCGGACTGTAACTATTTCTCCATCTGGTGATGACTTCTCCAAGTGCCATATAATCTGACTCACCCGCAAGAGTCATTGCATCCGTTGATGCCTTCCACAGTTACTGTGGTTCTTGGGAGATCTCCATAGAGTCCTTCTTCCTCTGGGAGATGTCTGTAGggtccttcttcctcctccacctTTCTGTAAATGCTGACAACTGCTACGACTTCTCCGTTAGCATCAGCTGTGCTGTCCACGCTCATGAAGTAAACAGCCATCAGGACAAGACCAAGCGTCAAAATTGCCCCTAAGATTAGAAACTAGAACAGAACCCATGGAGGAGAAGATTTAGGTGATCACCAAGACACTGATGCCCCAGCTAATGGATGACCACTTGTGCAGGTGAATAAATAACAATCTTTGAATAGGAGATCTGCTTGTAGCTACTGCCAGACAGTGCTGAGAGTGGGGAACAACTGTTCAAGGTCTGCTTGAACAGGGCCCTGAGCAACTCGATCTAGCTGAAGATGTCCCTTCTCTCTCCAGgggggttggaccagatgacttTTAAAAAGTCCCCTTAACCTCAAATGAGgtgcagtgaaaaggaccaaaactTGCCAAAATTATTCACATTGAAACCCCAAAATCAGggaagaaaggtaaaaaaagagacaggagaagaaattaaagaaatgaaatgctagggggggaaaaaaaataaaaaaatctgaaactaagtgaaaacaataaaagcCAATGGGATGACATGATGTAcagggaaatggaccaaagcttgcccagttaatcctcattgaaatggaaagatttcattcatttcaggaaagggaatgaaatcttgaaatcagagaacCAAGTGAAACAAATACTCTGGAAAGGAGGTATGGTCAAATAAAGTGCaattgagggggaaaaagaattgGAAATTGATTGGCGCTGGTTTATGTGAAGACTGTTATTTTAGTTCcattttttggtttgatttttttgtgctaATGTATcaatcctttgtttttttcccaaattttatGATTAACTTGACATTGATTAGCTTTATTTTAGCACAGGACCAATGGATGTTCAACAAAATTTCTACCAATATCAAAATAAGGAAATTCCTAACACAAGACTAACTGTGGGATTAAGCCAAGCATTACCATAAAAAGGAAGCTgtcaggggagaaaaaataattcagaaagtGTCAGAGGCAGAAAGACATTTTGTGGTTTCTGaacatgttttggttttgtcttaaACCTCTCTTAACTGAAACTACACAAATTTCATTTATCCTTGTGGACAGTATTCCCATGTCATTCTAGTGTGGTGAGTTAGTTTCATTTCCCTTTTGCTGcacttccattttttccttgaatgtagatggaaaaaaaaataataataataaaaataatatataaatgaaAGTAGCCTGGTTATCTGGTAACTTCAGATGTGCTGTCCAGCTACTCATATGCTGAAAATTATAGCACCAGGCTCTAAATGCTGCCCTGTACCGAGCAGGAAAAGACAACCAGGCACACATGCAGGTCTATTTCCCCCCAGTAATTATCATGCCTGGCTCCCCATGGCAATTCTTGGGAGCTGGAACCATCCACCAGCCTGTGATAGGCAACGTGCACTTCAGAGCTGAGCTTCTGAGCTTCCAGACAGGAGAATCAAGCCTGGGGGTGGTCATGAGGCTGTCGTCATAAATCTGAGTTCCCAAAAGGGCACATGGGAAAACCGCACAGAAACCACTTGCCTCTGaaagtttctgtttcagtttctaTGTGGATAAAGATTCTTGCTTTtagttttctctgcttttctcaaaATATACAGTGATGACATTAATTTCAGGCAGTGATTTGaatgaaataataactttttaaGCTATCTTCCTAAATTTTTGCCCTCTGGCTTTTTCTCCACCTCACCACATAAAAAATTCTCATCCATTTTTTAACGGTTCTGCATTTCATCACATAAACATGTTAGCAAGACTTGAACAGGTTTTAGAAGACATTTCTAAGGTAAGAAATCTATTTTGAAATCACATCATGGCTATCACCATGCTACACACTGTGATGTCCAGGTACTCTGGGCATCTGAATAAATGAATGAgtaaatgaatgaataaatgaatgaataaatgaatgaataaatgaatgaataaatgcTGTGCCAGTGGTGGAAGTGTGGCTGTTTGGATGAGCATGGTTTCCCTCTCCCGAGccagacagagctgcaggatttATCTCCACATTACTCCCTCTGGGCAAGGTTTGATCAGTCTACCGGATAAATCAATGAGGGTTTTGTCCCTCACTTGTTTACAAATAGGATTGAAACCTACACAGATTTCTAAAATGGCCAATAAAATCATTCTTAACCTGTTATTTCTTTTCACAAATGTCAGCCCAATCTCAGCTCTTGTAAGCAAATGTGGTGTAGCCCAATAATTACCGTTTTGACGACTTTTTGATTGTTCACGCCTAATTTCATGTTGGAGGACTCATTAAACATCAGGGatgtttttaatgcttttttcacaatctgaaaaaca
This window contains:
- the PLD4 gene encoding 5'-3' exonuclease PLD4, giving the protein MIVKKALKTSLMFNESSNMKLGVNNQKVVKTFLILGAILTLGLVLMAVYFMSVDSTADANGEVVAVVSIYRKVEEEEGPYRHLPEEEGLYGDLPRTTVTVEGINGCNDSCGFELVENVPYDLPFEINSTAAKPLYQAWMRLLDLAQEKVHVASYYWSLTGKDIGVNDSSSRQGEDILQRFERLLAENVSLYIAASSPTLATKSTDLELLEEKGAHVKKIDFGRLTGGVLHSKFWIVDMKHIYIGSANMDWRSLSQVKEFGAVMYNCSCLAKDLWKTFSTYWDVGYPNATIPFPWPLNYSTHINNHQPLEVEFNGVLTETYFSASPPAFCPEGRTHDLYAILSIISQAQRFVYVSVMEYFPTSRFIRPKRYWPAIDNALRRAAFNHRVQVRLLVSCWAYTDPAMLHFLRSLRALNNPHAHISVDVKLFIVPVLNHTNIPHGRVNHNKYMVTDKVAYIGTSNWSENYFTDTAGVGLIIKQNSTNLQRRQQPVQEQLKNLFERDWNSKYAVNLEDVQGQKDCNWEADPEVN